TATTATCTAACCCGTTTATATAATCCCTTGAAAAAAGCCAATCCTTTCCCACTAATACGGCAGCATGTAACGTGAAATTGACCATCACTCCTATGCATCTTTCCTGCATGTCGGTTATCTTTATAACGAATATATCATGATCTATCGGGCCTGCCGGTCTATCTATCTCTTCTACCGGTATATCCTCCCAATTCATATGTAGTGTCCCATCCTTGAGCCATATCCTACGGTTAAAGCTCAGGCTATCTTCATATCCTCTGCCTATACCTACCTTGCACTCTATCATGTTTTCCCACGCCTGTTTTGCTCCCCAAGATACTTTTGTTACCAGTTGGTCTAGATACTTTCTTGTGTCAGGAGATACCCCGCCTTTTCTCTTTCGTACTATATCAGGTCCTGAATGTGTATGCGTTGCATTAATAATCACTGCATTTTCAGGTATCCCGGTCAACTTGTTTATATCTTGTTTTATATTGATACATTCTTCTCTGTATATTCCCACCAAATCCAATCCTATAAAACATAATATATTCCCATCCTTATTCTTCATAGTAACTATGTTTGCATATAAAGGATCATGTATACCTCTAGAGATATTGTCGGCTCTAACATTGCCCCCTATAGGAATACCTACCTCTGGCGTAATATCCACCCTGTGTAAACCAACTAGCATGTTTATTCCTCCTCATCATTTTTGTAAGTTCTAATAATAAAAATCAAACTACATAAATTGCGAATTTCAGGAAAACCTAATAACCCTGAAAACTCATAATTTATGTAGTTATTTCCCTAGTTCTATTATATAGATGTATAGCCTCCATCCATCAGTATATCCTGACCTGTGATGTATGAGCTTGCCTCTGATGCAAGAAAAACAACAACTCCTTTCACGTCATCATCGTTTGCCATGCGATTTAAAACAGTATGCTTTGAATAGTTTTTGACAAACTCTTCCGGCGTTCTCTCAGACTGAAGACCACCAGGACTCAAACAGTTCACTCGCACACCGTATTTCCCATAATAACTGGCAGCCTGACGAGTAAATGCTGCTATAGCTGATTTATTAAAGAAATAGTCGTGACCAAAACCACCAGCACGCATGTCAGGAAATCCATCATAGTTTCTAGGCTCAACACCGATACTTCCCATCATTGACCCAAAATTAATGATAACGCCACTTCGCTGTTTAATCATGATTTCTCCTACAAGTCTTGTAATAAGCAGAAATCCCAAAGAATTTATTTTTGTTGAAAGTTGATGACCTTCTTCGGTTTGCTCCCAGCCACCTGGCCCTCCAGGAACTCTTGCAGCATTTACCAGAATATCAATCCTGCCTTCTTTATCCATCACATGACTCACAACATTATTTATGGATTCTTCACTGCCCTGATCGTAAGCTATAAACTCTACATCAAGACCTTGCTTTCTCATTTCCCTTACCTGCTTTTCGGCCTTATCCAAAGACCGGACAGCCATATACAGTTTTGCTCCTGCTTCACATAGGGCATATGCACTTTGTTTACCGTAAAGACCTCCTCCTCCGGTCATCAGTGCAATTTTGTTTTTAAGTGAAAATCTTTCCATTGTATTCATTTTATTACCTCCTTATTTAGCTATATATCCACCGTCAACTGGAATTGAAGTCCCCGATACAAAGGACGAAGCATCTGATGCAAGATAAACAACAAGACCCTTTATATCGTTTTCTTTAGCATTTCGCAGGAGCGTAGTACGTTTAGCAAATTCCTGAGCGTATCTTTCCGGCTTGTCTAAAGGAGCAGCACATATTGTATTGACCCTAATATTAAACTGTCCAAGGTAGCTGGCTGCTTGACGAGCATAGTTTACATAACCTCCAAAAGTAAATACCCTGTCTATAGAAAAATCATAATCCTGCATTTCAGGGCATTCAGCTGAATTATATCTATCCGGACCCACAAAAGCATATACAGAGGATAAAAATATTATGCTCCCTGCCTTGTTTTCAGCCATTTGGTTCCCCATTATCTTAGTTATAA
The sequence above is drawn from the Clostridia bacterium genome and encodes:
- a CDS encoding neutral/alkaline non-lysosomal ceramidase N-terminal domain-containing protein, with the translated sequence MLVGLHRVDITPEVGIPIGGNVRADNISRGIHDPLYANIVTMKNKDGNILCFIGLDLVGIYREECINIKQDINKLTGIPENAVIINATHTHSGPDIVRKRKGGVSPDTRKYLDQLVTKVSWGAKQAWENMIECKVGIGRGYEDSLSFNRRIWLKDGTLHMNWEDIPVEEIDRPAGPIDHDIFVIKITDMQERCIGVMVNFTLHAAVLVGKDWLFSRDYINGLDNRIKEKLGKDTFVYFANGAEGDVNHINLWHKEQGRDFDEADRIGRILADNILYFIDDIEVKEDIEIKVSARDLKMPIREITEQEIRNAKKLVAEMGDKKLTLLDGIPDVEFAKYLLNLAAQKEKCSYELTYIQAIKLDELVIAAFPAEVFVEFQLKLKELSPHRYTTIFGLANGYSGGYIPTPKAFDEGGYEPTTGVGIFAKDAGDVWVNTALKMIKEF
- a CDS encoding SDR family oxidoreductase, with the translated sequence MNTMERFSLKNKIALMTGGGGLYGKQSAYALCEAGAKLYMAVRSLDKAEKQVREMRKQGLDVEFIAYDQGSEESINNVVSHVMDKEGRIDILVNAARVPGGPGGWEQTEEGHQLSTKINSLGFLLITRLVGEIMIKQRSGVIINFGSMMGSIGVEPRNYDGFPDMRAGGFGHDYFFNKSAIAAFTRQAASYYGKYGVRVNCLSPGGLQSERTPEEFVKNYSKHTVLNRMANDDDVKGVVVFLASEASSYITGQDILMDGGYTSI
- a CDS encoding SDR family oxidoreductase; translated protein: MDILDDFNLSGKSALVAIPEGPYGRASALALCEAGASVYIASDNIGAAEEVAKDIKKQGFSVTAIEYDPASEQSIIQLRDKIIGETGKLDILVLNAGERFTNGWNNGTAEELYENLEKNQIGTMLITKIMGNQMAENKAGSIIFLSSVYAFVGPDRYNSAECPEMQDYDFSIDRVFTFGGYVNYARQAASYLGQFNIRVNTICAAPLDKPERYAQEFAKRTTLLRNAKENDIKGLVVYLASDASSFVSGTSIPVDGGYIAK